In Saccharomycodes ludwigii strain NBRC 1722 chromosome III, whole genome shotgun sequence, one DNA window encodes the following:
- the HOB2 gene encoding Hob2p (similar to Saccharomyces cerevisiae YPR117W | putative protein of unknown function), with protein sequence MNKYLILCKNFVLEQIQSITLFSLFYILTQKIITFFIINTILHFTSKLYTCSVGLILLWGTIYYITFESILHHRIYIRKLCFNRKVIDSIRVFHIELTDVSLRIPETVKSPNVHKNPNKGTPEILNLELKIKHGFWLKKIIAWILPLNINIQNVHLTYKNKSYYIDYGSIKFEIKDKDNILRFSIFFHDLRMAFTEEKMHHLELLIDFHFNDISSKTIVLKNWKSSLKLAEMCINISDFKHFKTRENDNDNDNNTNINISTKDENNQPEKNTPIDKNLLFKNIITKYQVIITNLNVLDIKVENLRVKFYEYKCQLFCSTIIFYIKSIRHFRHGLVDLMDQDPWLLKFEITITCNTFVFRLLERQVLRVPVLNLICTTDLLSYFVTTSDENNNNRNKYKEPLKVGSTLSIIDPSIVLDLEQVEYFLKHYSHHLIRKYTRLMKTQEEDNIENHINSKLSSNNNPNTQTTNEYISSLTKEAILFVFKFIISNVSFTLKTSETSHFALKNSSISLLFQNQKSYVKHHAKNLIQPILKINHNNHNKAKTDNDSQNHLKIHSLSIIYYEKPSGNLDLSLMQSIPILNFSKFEAYNSDIIEYPGLISSTLRDLSIYINNLKALNSMRETNRSLALLKMKYITDIKDQYTNNNNINFLPKKKASAVFNYELRVRLKNFSIVSMIHNFIPPNLDPGYANLFSYAHGISINLEESYIFFDRHYSKFDLISGTITKLMRDNDGKMVENFVAKMVDLSFESSKLTVSLYIPEIKINFDINLIWVIFYLKSIFHKYAFSHRVVPKKHKTSTKTETETKKKSKTLADIIRPWKIKFGCIYIDGSFPNDLKLKFTIHKIRIDGYKQKISIHKFYLLAKSVYVPKNQDIFIRLFTIHDIVFDVREYMRENFVTIDTKLIQMKTEYHLRFYTIVDNLVFTFKSYKQIKSSFKDLTQFKQLEPIDEQPKRVPPFRIRAKNFSVKVDEDTFEHELGLIFKVGKLEQKSRLEKLQAFENRVSIIHNVNNRKSCSNNNPEKSAYKRMSSPVSFGNEDYLSYGSCEENDEDAIDLYEYTEEDIRDMRYKLYRNLSTSWINRMKKAVLTFHTRNAYQVAERTILGEKIRWFYGHEKCVLLTMTLTDLDLFIRQPSFGVDNYADFLYDYGKGIPKNSTYSILIPINLNLKVSNWVFTLRDYPLPILSFPETVITGDFVIAEQHADFTARRSVWIPFIDIDKKYDYQPTNSIFGVNVLRTLNPIKTIMNAEFKIDSETPTILTWGKSLQPGYQSFMLWFDYLTKPPLDPSEKLGFWDKFRLLIHGRLVFSWSDTSEFHFNIKGSNDPYKIIDDGAGLTFCWSGGTKMYVHGNSNPKEFLKIISKTFILGIRDFTTNIIDERFSKILMKSDGHVTWKMGLLFEGGDLSKAGEEPRQTNFKKHYKVSLYNPIYVIDTNHDSYKGFRSNFIHMSFGVFSDNKDISDNSLHLAPNTMSHFLTWWNLFNTYTSGPIRQGPLFPSLVQSGKKFGKSLFTMKFHLSFAPLSISHVYRHADSDLDLKENNNVAYTGLKANVDSLKIDLHEKKLKMIARDEILQRIKPLWKFKIDQGEVDCIASDIRIISTVFDQEAIEELLAKNMGFFSSTDSIKSNVNHHASSSNYLDYKWYNFDDYIDLNEIKLDSKVPLKFTTIPLLFSPRISYFRNIERKGQKLKYPFGGENSHDCINGKNHPEKTQETIAERRRNEIVNEIHKKEKQLKELSSLHESGSSHDLRQKIHVLERQIRDYCHRKHIMDQIIQDVKLSQVPEDVFDNNSTLEEEIDSISNPNQDDVGSEIHLMANNLTLVKTTTIDSLRNMRLESTPSVDTSFDNRFMIHNMLLKINEKTKEYLLNYFSKVSDRKTSKFFLSHKAIEIVEELLKTSSQEIPVEQPHLDAILETNTSISNTDFIVKFEELVREVADENFHTTDNNIIKLIMPQIQVTSSIETEWSILIAARDIEIGVIDVVQKEAMLNDLINGVRSLKETRYCTLLTDANFFIMEKSDLEDNDLLLVESKGYGTDEELGNWPPWMPIEMCYDASLLDDYTFLKRNAMFLTFTRPNPLYYDMSAHLMGNADPIFRVGFPELHIASNAEQYSAIYNIVTEILAFGSNMDKKLEKLSKIFLADELKNNLDKLSVDFILGLQNKIRDICYRRGLLKLRDRAAYDEMCLDIKVELEATKFELSLLMSALKKNYNKIKDVANNSGSKLHWVVSADDLIWELYDEKKKPFITFGLGPSSFYRSQSTDGANTNKVVVSTLHCFNLQENPVYADLISPYDISSGRKILRYKKDNNKNYYNHVHNAPLIEIMWYMGAPVGGIPDLEELVIAFQPIKFELDHKTATKIVDFLFFPTEENKSNQQNDDNSVSVFSGYNSNNNDTAAASEMRSNRISSPSAMRGFFQRKSIDSNSSSESLMRFKTFETWDLETRSRISGERTKTPTVARRLVSTDDGMNEIVNRSNKYFNVRSAVIKKMTVCVSYKGTHSLLSNVDNLIVKVPTIRYENKIWSRQEFIATLKKDIIKIVLQHAGNIIGNKFKPRQKRDSKYESIKQFSNFLKNDVIQSSIKEAYLPMRPSSIVVDDGYEFSKGDNHSVTGNLSTISDDVKTLSVNAPASVKIKINDDTEENLNDKVGSSDHSHHSVHNNYSNNNSNNNSNNNSNNNVNNNHTHHHHHHHHHHHHSHEKVKEVQSSSESNVEHNKGNKNNDSEAPSTDGNEVVDYTVESIHNIAR encoded by the coding sequence atgaataaatatCTCATATTATGCAAAAACTTTGTACTGGAACAAATTCAATCAATTACATTATTctctttgttttatatactcacccaaaaaataattacttttttcataataaatacaataCTACACTTCACTTCAAAATTATATACCTGTTCAGTAGGTTTGATACTGCTATGGGGTACAATTTATTACATCACATTTGAAAGTATTTTGCACCATAGGATATATATAAGAAAACTATGTTTTAATAGGAAAGTTATAGACTCAATAAGAGTATTCCACATAGAATTAACTGATGTCTCTTTAAGAATTCCAGAAACAGTGAAATCTCCCAATGTTCATAAGAATCCTAATAAAGGAACGCCAGAAATTCTAAATTTAGAGCTAAAAATTAAGCATGGATTTtggctaaaaaaaatcatcgCCTGGATTTTACCAttgaatataaatattcaaaatgtTCATTTAACttataagaataaaagCTACTACATAGATTATGGCTCCATCAAATTCGAAATTAAGgataaagataatattttaagaTTCTCTATATTTTTCCATGATTTAAGAATGGCTTTTacagaagaaaaaatgcATCATTTGGAACTCCTTATTGATTTCCATTTTAATGATATCTCCTCCAAAACTATCGTGCTAAAGAACTGGAAATCCTCTTTAAAATTAGCAGAAATGTGTATCAATATATCCGATTTTAAGCATTTTAAAACACGagaaaatgataatgataatgataataacaccaatattaatatttcaaCCAAGGATGAAAACAATCAACCGGAAAAGAACACCCCCATTgacaaaaatttattgtttaaaaatatcatcacCAAATACCAAGTGATtataacaaatttaaatgttttggATATTAAAGTGGAAAACCTCAGAGTAAAATTTTATGAGTATAAATGTCAACTATTTTGTTCAAcaatcattttttatattaagtCTATTAGGCATTTCAGGCATGGTTTGGTTGATCTAATGGATCAGGATCCATGGCTGctaaaatttgaaattacCATCACCTGTAATACTTTTGTTTTCCGCTTATTAGAAAGACAGGTTCTACGTGTTCCTGTGTTAAATCTGATATGTACCACGGACTTACTATCATATTTTGTAACGACGagtgatgaaaataataacaatagaaaCAAGTATAAAGAGCCTTTAAAAGTTGGTTCCACCTTGAGTATTATTGACCCTTCCATTGTCTTGGATTTGGAACAGGTCGAATATTTCCTAAAGCATTATTCACATCATTTAATTAGAAAATACACCAGATTAATGAAAACCCAAGAAGAGGATAATATAGAAAACCACATCAATTCCAAGCTATCTTCGAATAATAATCCCAACACTCAAACCACTAATGAGTATATTTCTTCATTGACAAAAGAGGCTATATTATTTgtgtttaaatttattatatcaAACGTATCCTTTACATTGAAAACCTCTGAGACATCGCATTttgcattaaaaaatagCAGCATCTCTTTATTGTTTCAGAATCAAAAAAGCTACGTCAAACATCATGCCAAAAATTTGATCCAGccaatattgaaaattaatCACAATAACCATAATAAAGCAAAAACCGATAACGATTCGCAAAATCACCTTAAAATACATTCATTATCCATAATTTATTACGAAAAACCATCGGGAAATTTAGATTTGTCGCTGATGCAATCAATTccaatattaaattttagCAAATTTGAAGCATATAATTCAGATATTATTGAATATCCTGGTTTAATTAGTAGCACATTAAGAGACTTAAGCATCTATATTAATAATCTAAAGGCCTTGAATTCCATGAGGGAAACGAATAGATCTTTAGCATTGctgaaaatgaaatatataACGGATATTAAAGACCAAtacactaataataacaatatcaatttccttccaaagaaaaaagctTCAGCTGTTTTTAATTACGAGTTAAGGGtaagattaaaaaatttttccatTGTTAGTATGATACATAATTTCATTCCACCAAATTTGGATCCCGGGTATGCAAACTTGTTTTCTTATGCACATGGTATTTCAATAAATCTAGAGGAatcttatatattttttgaccgtcattattcaaaatttgatttaatATCCGGTACCATTACTAAATTAATGCGTGACAATGATGGGAAAATGGTCGAGAATTTTGTTGCTAAAATGGTTGATTTATCCTTTGAATCCAGCAAACTTACAGTCTCTTTGTACATACctgaaattaaaattaatttcgatataaatttgatatgggtgatattttatttgaaaagtaTTTTCCACAAATATGCCTTCAGTCATAGAGTTGTTCctaaaaaacataaaaccTCAACTAAGACAGAAACAGAgacaaagaagaaaagtAAGACATTGGCGGATATAATCAGGCCatggaaaataaagtttggatgtatatatattgatgGCAGTTTCCCCAAtgatttgaaattaaaattcaCTATTCATAAAATTAGAATCGATGgttataaacaaaagataTCGAttcataaattttatttattggcAAAATCAGTCTATGTTCCCAAAAATCAGGACATTTTCATTCGCTTATTCACCATTCATGACATAGTATTCGATGTTAGGGAATATATGAGAGAGAATTTTGTTACCATCGACACTAAATTAATTCAAATGAAAACAGAGTATCATTTAAGATTTTATACCATCGTGGACAACTTAGTTTTCACTTTTAAGTCGTACAAACAGATTAAATCATCATTCAAAGATTTAACTCAATTTAAACAACTGGAGCCAATAGATGAGCAACCTAAAAGAGTACCACCATTTAGAATTAGAGCCAAGAATTTCTCGGTAAAGGTGGATGAGGACACTTTTGAGCATGAATTAGGTTTGATCTTTAAGGTGGGTAAACTCGAACAGAAATCAAGACTGGAAAAACTACAGGCATTTGAAAACAGAGTATCCATTATTCATAATGTAAATAATAGAAAGAGTtgcagtaataataatcctGAAAAATCAGCATACAAAAGAATGAGCTCTCCTGTTTCATTTGGCAATGAGGACTATCTTAGTTACGGAAGTTGTGAAGAAAATGACGAGGATGCTATTGATTTATATGAATACACCGAAGAGGATATCCGGGATATGAGATACAAACTTTACAGAAACCTTTCCACATCGTGGATTAATAGAATGAAAAAGGCAGTCTTAACTTTCCACACAAGAAACGCTTATCAAGTGGCTGAGAGAACAATTTTGGGTGAGAAAATCAGATGGTTTTATGGTCATGAAAAATGTGTTTTATTAACCATGACTTTAACTgatttagatttatttatcagACAACCTTCCTTTGGCGTTGACAATTATGCagattttttatatgattATGGTAAAGGTATTCCAAAAAATTCCACTTATTCGATTTTAATACCAATTAACTTAAACTTAAAAGTATCCAATTGGGTTTTCACTTTAAGAGATTATCCATTGCCTATTTTGTCATTTCCAGAAACCGTCATTACAGGCGATTTCGTGATTGCCGAACAACATGCTGATTTTACCGCCAGAAGAAGTGTTTGGATCCCATTTATTGACATTGATAAAAAGTATGATTATCAACCTACAAACTCTATCTTTGGTGTTAATGTATTGCGTACTCTAAATCCCATAAAGACAATCATGAATGCAGAATTCAAGATAGATTCTGAAACACCAACCATTTTAACTTGGGGGAAATCTTTGCAACCTGGATATCAATCATTTATGCTGTGGTTTGATTATTTAACGAAGCCACCATTAGACCCCTCTGAAAAGTTGGGATTTTGGGATAAATTCAGGTTATTGATTCACGGAAGATTGGTGTTTTCATGGTCGGACACTAGCGAGTTCcattttaatatcaaaGGTTCAAACGACCCTTACAAGATCATAGATGATGGGGCAGGGTTAACTTTTTGTTGGAGTGGTGGTACTAAGATGTATGTGCATGGAAACTCGAATCCAAAggaatttttaaagataatatCCAAGACCTTCATATTAGGTATACGCGATTTTACcacaaatattattgatgaaAGATTTAGCAAAATACTTATGAAATCTGATGGCCATGTTACTTGGAAAATGGGGTTGCTTTTTGAAGGGGGCGATCTATCAAAGGCGGGAGAGGAGCCAAGACAGACCAATTTCAAAAAGCATTACAAAGTTAGTTTATATAATCCAATATATGTTATTGACACTAATCATGATTCATACAAGGGCTTTAGAAGtaattttattcatatGTCCTTTGGTGTCTTTTCTGATAATAAGGATATATCTGATAATTCGCTACATCTGGCACCGAATACAATGAGTCATTTTTTAACCTGGTGGAATTTATTCAACACTTATACATCAGGTCCCATTAGGCAAGGCCCATTATTTCCCTCCTTGGTCCAAAGTGGTAAGAAATTTGGTAAATCTTTATTCACCATGAAATTTCATTTATCCTTTGCACCACTATCAATTTCTCATGTGTACAGACATGCTGATTCAGACTTGGATTTgaaggaaaataataatgtggCGTACACTGGATTAAAGGCTAATGTAGATTCCTTAAAAATTGATCTTcatgaaaagaaattaaaaatgattgCCAGAGACGAAATATTGCAACGTATCAAGCCGTTGTGGAAGTTTAAAATTGATCAAGGGGAAGTTGATTGTATAGCCTCTGATATTAGAATTATTTCAACTGTATTTGACCAGGAAGCTATCGAAGAACTTTTAGCGAAAAATATGGGGTTTTTTAGCAGTACTGATTCTATTAAAAGTAATGTCAATCACCATGCAAGTTCTTCAAATTATCTTGATTACAAGTGGTACAATTTTGATGATTATATTGATttgaatgaaataaaattggaTTCTAAAGTACCATTAAAATTTACCACCATCCCATTACTATTTTCGCCAAGAATATCCTATTTCAGAAACATTGAAAGAAAGGgtcaaaaattaaaataccCATTTGGTGGGGAAAATTCTCATGATTGTATTAACGGGAAAAATCACCCAGAGAAAACTCAGGAAACTATTGCAGAGAGGAGGAGAAATGAAATCGTTAATGAAATtcataaaaaggaaaaacaattaaaagagTTAAGCTCACTTCATGAAAGTGGTTCTAGTCACGATTTAAGACAAAAAATACACGTATTAGAAAGACAAATTAGAGATTATTGTCACAGAAAGCACATTATGGATCAGATTATCCAAGATGTTAAACTTTCACAAGTTCCAGAAGATGTTTTTGATAACAATTCTACGttggaagaagaaatcGATTCCATTTCTAACCCTAATCAGGACGATGTGGGTTCAGAAATCCATTTGATGGCTAATAATTTAACTCTtgttaaaacaacaacaattgaTTCTCTTAGAAACATGAGATTAGAATCCACACCTTCGGTTGACACCAGTTTTGATAATAGATTTATGATTCATAACAtgttgttgaaaataaacGAAAAGACCAAGGAGTATTTGTTGAactatttttcaaaagtttCTGATAGGAAAActtctaaattttttctgtCGCATAAAGCCATTGAAATTGTAGaggaattattaaaaaccaGTTCACAGGAAATACCAGTAGAACAGCCGCACCTTGATGCCATACTCGAAACAAATACAAGCATTTCCAATACCGATTTTATTGTAAAATTCGAAGAGCTAGTGAGGGAAGTTGCAGACGAAAATTTCCACACTACTGATAATAACATAATCAAGTTGATAATGCCCCAAATACAAGTGACTTCTAGTATAGAAACCGAGTGGTCTATTTTAATTGCAGCCAGAGATATTGAAATTGGGGTTATAGATGTTGTTCAAAAGGAGGCTATGCTAAATGATTTGATAAATGGTGTTAGAAGCTTGAAAGAAACCAGATACTGTACTTTATTAACCGatgccaatttttttattatggaAAAAAGCGACTTAGAAGATAACGACTTACTTTTAGTGGAGTCTAAAGGGTATGGTACTGATGAGGAGCTAGGCAACTGGCCACCATGGATGCCAATAGAGATGTGTTACGATGCTTCTTTATTGGATGATTACacttttttgaaaagaaatgCGATGTTTTTAACGTTTACAAGGCCCAACCCATTATACTACGATATGAGTGCCCATTTAATGGGTAATGCGGATCCTATTTTCCGTGTTGGGTTCCCAGAATTACATATTGCCTCTAATGCTGAACAATATTCTgctatttataatattgtgACTGAAATACTGGCATTTGGTTCAAATATGGACaaaaaacttgaaaaactatcgaaaatatttttggctgacgaattgaaaaataatttggaCAAATTAAGTGTGGATTTTATTCTTGGACTACAAAATAAGATTCGAGATATTTGTTATAGAAGAGGATTGTTGAAATTACGAGACCGGGCTGCATATGATGAAATGTGTTTGGATATTAAAGTTGAATTGGAAGCTACCAAGTTTGAGTTAAGTTTATTAATGTCTgctttaaagaaaaattataacaaGATTAAAGACGTAGCAAACAATAGTGGATCTAAATTACATTGGGTGGTCAGCGCTGATGATTTGATATGGGAACTATAtgatgaaaagaaaaagccATTTATTACCTTTGGTTTGGGCCCCTCATCCTTCTATAGATCTCAGTCAACAGATGGTGCTAACACGAACAAAGTAGTAGTGTCTACATTGCACTGTTTCAATCTGCAAGAAAACCCAGTTTATGCAGACTTAATATCTCCCTATGATATTTCAAGCGGAAGAAAGATTTTACGATACAAAAAggataacaacaaaaattacTACAATCATGTTCATAATGCACCTTTGATTGAAATAATGTGGTACATGGGAGCACCTGTTGGTGGTATTCCGGATTTGGAGGAGTTAGTTATTGCCTTTCAGCCAATTAAATTCGAATTAGATCATAAAACTGCGACAAAAATTGTTgatttcttgtttttccCTACcgaagaaaataaatcaaaccAGCAAAATGATGACAATTCTGTTAGTGTTTTTAGTGGttataatagtaataataacgatacCGCCGCAGCATCAGAAATGAGATCCAATAGGATCAGCTCACCATCGGCCATGAGAGGTTTCTTCCAAAGGAAAAGTATCGATAGTAATTCCTCCTCAGAATCATTAATGagatttaaaacttttgaaaCTTGGGATTTGGAAACAAGATCAAGAATATCTGGCGAGAGAACCAAGACTCCAACCGTGGCGCGTAGGTTGGTCAGTACGGATGACGGTATGAATGAAATTGTCAATCGCTCTAATAAGTATTTTAATGTTCGTTCTgctgttattaaaaaaatgacgGTTTGTGTTAGCTATAAAGGTACACACAGTTTATTGTCCAATGTAGATAATTTAATTGTAAAAGTTCCCACAATCAGATATGAAAATAAGATTTGGTCAAGACAGGAATTTATTGCCACGTTGAAGAAAGATATAATTAAGATTGTGTTACAGCATGCAGGTAATATCATCggaaataaatttaagCCAAGACAGAAAAGGGACTCGAAATATGAATCCATAAAacaattttccaattttttaaagaacGATGTCATTCAATCTTCAATAAAAGAAGCTTACTTACCCATGCGACCTAGTTCTATTGTTGTGGATGACGGTTACGAGTTTTCAAAGGGCGATAATCACTCAGTTACTGGCAATCTTTCTACCATATCTGATGATGTGAAAACACTGTCTGTTAATGCACCAGCTTCggttaaaattaaaattaatgacGATACTGAAGAAAATTTGAACGATAAAGTGGGTTCTTCAGACCACAGCCATCATTCTGTTCACAACAattatagtaataacaatagtaataataacagtaataataacagtaataataacgttaataataatcatactcatcatcatcatcatcaccatcatcatcatcaccacAGTCATGAAAAGGTAAAGGAGGTGCAAAGCTCCAGCGAATCAAACGTTGAGCATAATAAgggaaacaaaaataatgacagCGAAGCACCAAGTACTGACGGGAATGAAGTTGTGGATTACACAGTAGAGTCGATACATAATATTGCGAGATAA
- the TEL2 gene encoding Tel2p (similar to Saccharomyces cerevisiae YGR099W | TEL2 | TELomere maintenance), which translates to MKYNLKNGPSSKEFLEFIEETLRNIKKTEIQRVSTSDEDVLIIIKYVIPHTASLPHKYKMYLVEIFSLPKKVQYLSQLLEYTKALDTNAIIQENRKTSDANVSDIYKKFLLFFLQRGQYLSQVLTENFLCVKKDGKSPFGNSKNNFNKFEIKIFQSLYFGSKFYNLLSKMITIDDYLKILLKSFQKLDYTLGSGSKYLGEFFCDAIKLNPVHAMDIFFEHWIFLKAETFDNIFLDIFYKNCDILHKKILFKYIIKYLNKLNVQLYSDDYHGNIPNVIAYIIHKLNPEYGEFSAMINTDVNILIQYVYIRVLPPVWLKRLINYLFTQWNNNVEKKNDKDFNEEYDIRVSKLLIVALKCLNNDQISNEISVLPIFLNTVTHRLEHYHKGVIERTMCVAKLCTMNLLEYKSDFILDVPSYEIDFGFCSKDAVCDIDFEQLYETKNIDIRENSIGNNLEKKFQNMEITRVNRERAIIVDSDDEDEDEDELQDIVFVKDLLGYFLEHIKDGYVIEKLLRKSTELIRSKRNFVGEVNYYADELLETLVKLTNELEIKNFEQLRVNAIISVIDVVPDKILKLNEILLTEQELSLQQRMSILTAIGLSAMELSGVNAQNMVENKKAQGDLIVNNDDCVGDNDVVSLDNNNIIRGEGKVIWKSKKLETVNGKRAVVKNRFLTRTNKFFQPLANGWLNGIDMGTFDVIFKLQYLETLRIIVSLSTGSSGYEDIKEMMIIIMEDAVRQKLPVTF; encoded by the coding sequence atgaaatataatttaaaaaatgggcCCTCCTCAAAAGAATTTCTCGAGTTTATTGAAGAAACATTgagaaatataaaaaaaactgaaatCCAAAGAGTATCAACAAGTGACGAAGAtgttttgattataattaaatatgtTATACCTCATACTGCATCTTTACCccataaatacaaaatgtACTTGGTTGAAATCTTTAGTTTACCAAAAAAAGTACAATATCTTTCACAGTTGCTGGAATATACTAAGGCTTTAGACACCAATGCTATTATTCAAGAAAATAGGAAAACATCAGATGCCAACGTGTCtgatatttataaaaaatttttgcttttttttttacaaagaGGACAATATCTATCACAAGTGTTGACGgaaaattttctttgtgTTAAAAAAGATGGTAAGTCCCCATTTGGTAATAGTAAGAATAACTTTAATAagtttgaaattaaaatcttccaaagtttatattttggtagcaaattttataatctaTTAAGTAAGATGATTACTATTGATGATTATTTGAAGATCTTATTAAAATCATTCCAAAAATTAGATTACACTTTAGGTTCTGGTTCCAAATATCTAGgtgaatttttttgtgatgCTATTAAGTTAAACCCAGTTCATGCCatggatattttttttgagcaTTGGATTTTTCTAAAAGCGGAGACATTTgacaatatatttttggacattttttataagaACTGTGATATATtgcataaaaaaattttattcaaatatattataaaatatttgaataaGTTAAATGTGCAACTCTACAGTGATGATTACCATGGGAATATACCGAATGTTATTGCATATATTATACACAAATTGAATCCTGAATACGGAGAATTTTCTGCTATGATCAATACAgatgtaaatattttaattcagTATGTTTATATTAGAGTACTACCGCCAGTTTGGttgaaaagattaataaaCTATCTATTTACTCAGTGGAATAATAATgtggagaaaaaaaatgataaggATTTTAATGAGGAGTATGATATACGGGTAAGCAAATTATTGATTGTTGCGTTGAAATGTTTAAATAACGATCAAATATCTAATGAAATATCAGTATTGCCTATCTTCTTAAATACTGTAACTCATAGATTGGAACATTACCATAAGGGGGTCATAGAAAGGACAATGTGTGTGGCAAAATTGTGCACGATGAATCTTTTGGAATATAAGAGTGATTTTATACTTGATGTACCTTCATATGAAATAGATTTTGGGTTCTGCTCTAAGGATGCTGTATGTGACATTGATTTTGAACAGCTTTatgaaactaaaaatattgacaTTAGAGAAAATAGTATAGGCAATAatctagaaaaaaaatttcagaACATGGAAATTACACGTGTGAATAGAGAAAGGGCCATTATTGTAGATAGTGATGATGAGGATGAGGATGAGGATGAATTGCAggatattgtttttgtcaAGGACCTATTGGGGTACTTTTTGGAACATATTAAAGATGGATATGTTATAGAAAAACTTTTGCGGAAATCCACTGAATTAATTCGAtctaaaagaaattttgttGGCGAAGTGAATTACTACGCAGATGAATTATTAGAAACATTAGTTAAACTGACTAATGaattggaaataaaaaactttgaaCAATTGAGAGTAAATGCTATAATATCAGTTATAGACGTTGTTCCggataaaattttaaagttgAATGAGATCTTATTAACAGAACAAGAGTTATCATTACAGCAGAGAATGTCTATTTTAACAGCAATTGGACTATCTGCGATGGAACTAAGTGGTGTTAATGCACAGAATATggtagaaaataaaaaagcgCAAGGGGATCTGATTgtaaataatgatgattGTGTTGGTGATAATGATGTTGTTAGCCtcgataataataatataattagGGGAGAAGGAAAAGTTATATGGAAATCCAAAAAGTTAGAAACGGTAAATGGTAAAAGAGCTGTGGTGAAAAACAGATTCCTTACCAGGactaataaatttttccaaCCCCTAGCTAATGGGTGGTTAAATGGGATAGATATGGGTACATTTGATGTGATATTTAAGTTGCAATATTTGGAGACGCTAAGAATAATAGTATCGTTGTCTACGGGCAGTAGTGGATATGAAGATATTAAAGAgatgatgattattataatggAAGATGCTGTTAGACAAAAATTGCCAGTGACATTTtag